One genomic segment of Streptomyces sp. TLI_146 includes these proteins:
- the pgi gene encoding glucose-6-phosphate isomerase, with protein sequence MNAEGRTRLNQMPEWTALGKHREQLGDTHLRELFAADPGRGAGYTLTVGDLHLDYSKHLVTDETLGLLRELAAAADVAGLRDAMFRGEKINTTEDRAVLHTALRAPREAVVEVDGENVVPGVHAVLDKMAAFSERVRSGEWTGHTGRRIKNVVNIGIGGSDLGPAMAYEALRSYTDRGLTVRFVSNVDGADLHEALRDLDAAETLFIIASKTFTTIETLTNATSARDWLLTELRADQAAVAKHFVALSTNAEKVADFGIDTANMFEFWDWVGGRYSFDSAIGLSLMIAIGPDRFRELLDGFHLVDEHFRTAPAEANAPLLLGLLGVWYGAFFDAQSHAVLPYSHYLSKFTAYLQQLDMESNGKSVDRDGNPVEWQTGPVVWGTPGTNGQHAYYQLIHQGTKVIPADFIGFAEPVADLRPGLVAQHDLLMANFFAQTQALAFGKTPEEVRAEGVAEELVPHKTFRGNHPTTTILAKELTPSVLGQLIALYEHKVFVQGAIWNIDSFDQWGVELGKVLAKRVEPALTEGAEVPGLDESSKALVAKYRTLRGR encoded by the coding sequence ATGAACGCAGAAGGCCGTACCAGGCTCAACCAGATGCCCGAGTGGACCGCACTGGGCAAGCACCGCGAGCAGTTGGGCGACACCCATCTGCGCGAGCTGTTCGCCGCCGACCCCGGCCGCGGCGCCGGATACACCCTGACGGTCGGCGATCTGCACCTCGACTACTCGAAGCACCTCGTCACCGACGAGACCCTGGGGCTGCTGCGCGAGCTGGCCGCGGCCGCCGACGTGGCGGGGCTGCGCGACGCCATGTTCCGCGGCGAGAAGATCAACACGACCGAGGACCGCGCCGTGCTGCACACCGCGCTGCGCGCCCCGCGCGAGGCGGTCGTCGAGGTCGACGGCGAGAACGTGGTGCCGGGCGTGCACGCGGTGCTCGACAAGATGGCCGCCTTCTCCGAGCGCGTCCGCTCCGGCGAGTGGACCGGGCACACCGGCAGGCGCATCAAGAACGTCGTCAACATCGGCATCGGCGGATCCGACCTCGGTCCGGCGATGGCGTACGAGGCGCTGCGCTCCTACACCGACCGGGGTCTGACGGTCCGTTTCGTCTCCAACGTGGACGGCGCCGACCTCCACGAGGCGCTCCGCGACCTGGACGCGGCCGAGACGCTGTTCATCATCGCGTCCAAGACCTTCACCACCATCGAGACCCTCACCAACGCCACCTCCGCGCGCGACTGGCTCCTCACCGAGCTGAGGGCGGATCAGGCCGCGGTCGCCAAGCACTTCGTGGCGCTCTCCACCAACGCGGAGAAGGTCGCCGACTTCGGCATCGACACGGCCAACATGTTCGAGTTCTGGGACTGGGTCGGCGGGCGCTACTCGTTCGACTCGGCGATCGGCCTCTCGCTGATGATCGCCATCGGCCCGGACCGCTTCCGCGAGCTGCTGGACGGCTTCCACCTGGTCGACGAGCACTTCCGCACCGCCCCCGCCGAGGCCAACGCGCCGCTCCTGCTCGGGCTGCTGGGCGTCTGGTACGGGGCGTTCTTCGACGCCCAGTCGCACGCCGTGCTGCCGTACTCGCACTACCTGTCGAAGTTCACCGCCTACCTCCAGCAGCTCGACATGGAGTCCAACGGCAAGTCCGTGGACCGCGACGGCAACCCGGTCGAGTGGCAGACCGGCCCGGTCGTCTGGGGCACCCCGGGCACCAACGGGCAGCACGCCTACTACCAGTTGATCCACCAGGGCACCAAGGTCATCCCGGCCGACTTCATCGGCTTCGCCGAGCCGGTCGCCGACCTCCGGCCCGGCCTGGTCGCCCAGCACGACCTGCTGATGGCCAACTTCTTCGCCCAGACGCAGGCGCTGGCCTTCGGCAAGACGCCCGAGGAGGTACGGGCGGAGGGCGTGGCCGAGGAGCTGGTGCCGCACAAGACGTTCCGCGGCAACCACCCCACGACCACCATCCTGGCGAAGGAGCTCACCCCCTCCGTCCTCGGCCAGCTCATCGCGCTGTACGAGCACAAGGTGTTCGTCCAGGGCGCGATCTGGAACATCGACTCCTTCGACCAGTGGGGCGTGGAGCTGGGCAAGGTCCTCGCCAAGCGCGTCGAGCCCGCGCTGACCGAGGGCGCCGAGGTGCCGGGCCTGGACGAGTCGAGCAAGGCGCTGGTCGCCAAGTACCGGACGCTGCGGGGCCGCTGA
- a CDS encoding RNA polymerase-binding protein RbpA: protein MASGNAIRGSRVGAGPMGEAERGESAPRLRISFWCSNGHETQPSFASDAQVPETWDCPRCGFPAGQDRDNPPDPPRTEPYKTHLAYVRERRSDADGEAILAEALAKLRGEI, encoded by the coding sequence GTGGCAAGTGGCAACGCGATCCGGGGAAGCCGGGTCGGAGCGGGGCCGATGGGTGAGGCCGAGCGTGGCGAGTCCGCGCCGCGCCTGCGCATCTCCTTCTGGTGCTCGAACGGGCACGAGACGCAGCCGAGCTTCGCCAGTGACGCACAGGTTCCGGAGACGTGGGACTGCCCGCGCTGCGGCTTCCCGGCCGGTCAGGACCGGGACAACCCGCCGGACCCGCCGCGCACGGAGCCGTACAAGACCCACCTCGCGTATGTGCGGGAGCGGCGCAGCGACGCGGACGGCGAGGCGATCCTCGCGGAGGCGCTCGCCAAGCTCCGCGGCGAGATCTGA
- the secG gene encoding preprotein translocase subunit SecG — translation MIVGFSIALIVFSLLLMLLVLMHKGKGGGLSDMFGGGMQSSVGGSSVAERNLDRITVVVGLGWFACIVVLGLLMKLDN, via the coding sequence GTGATTGTCGGGTTCTCGATTGCCCTGATCGTCTTCAGCCTGCTGCTGATGCTGCTGGTGCTGATGCACAAGGGAAAGGGCGGCGGCCTCTCCGACATGTTCGGTGGCGGAATGCAGTCGTCCGTCGGCGGTTCCTCGGTCGCCGAGCGCAACCTCGACCGCATCACCGTCGTGGTCGGTCTGGGCTGGTTCGCGTGCATTGTCGTACTTGGTCTGCTGATGAAGCTGGACAACTGA
- the pgk gene encoding phosphoglycerate kinase, which produces MKTIDELLAEGVSGKRVFVRADLNVPLDGTTITDDGRIRAVQPTIAKLAEAGARVVVASHLGRPKGAPDPAFSLAPAAARLGELLGADVAFATDTVGASAKETVAALADGQVAVLENLRFNAGETSKDDAERGAFADALAELADVYVGDGFGAVHRKHASVFDLPARLPHAAGFLIATEVGVLKKLTADVKRPYVVVLGGAKVSDKLAVIDQLLGKADRILIGGGMAYTFLKAKGYEVGISLLQEDQIPVVTEYMERAEKSGVELVLPVDILASGDFPDLKTKAPADFVTVDADKIPADKEGLDIGPRTRELYESKIADAETVFWNGPVGVFEHPDYAGGTRAIARALLNCDGFTVVGGGDSAAAVRTLGFDENAFGHISTGGGASLEYLEGKTLPGLAALED; this is translated from the coding sequence ATGAAGACGATCGACGAACTTCTCGCCGAGGGCGTCTCCGGCAAGCGGGTATTCGTCCGCGCCGACCTCAACGTGCCGCTCGACGGCACCACCATCACCGACGACGGCCGTATCCGCGCCGTCCAGCCGACGATCGCCAAGCTCGCCGAGGCCGGCGCGCGCGTGGTCGTCGCCTCGCACCTGGGCCGCCCCAAGGGCGCCCCGGACCCGGCCTTCTCGCTGGCCCCGGCGGCCGCGCGGCTCGGTGAACTGCTGGGCGCGGACGTCGCCTTCGCCACCGACACCGTGGGCGCCTCCGCCAAGGAGACCGTCGCCGCGCTGGCCGACGGCCAGGTCGCCGTGCTGGAGAACCTGCGCTTCAACGCCGGTGAGACGAGCAAGGACGACGCCGAGCGCGGCGCCTTCGCGGACGCGCTCGCCGAGCTCGCCGACGTCTACGTGGGTGACGGCTTCGGCGCGGTGCACCGCAAGCACGCCTCGGTCTTCGACCTGCCCGCGCGCCTCCCGCACGCGGCCGGCTTCCTCATCGCCACCGAGGTCGGCGTCCTGAAGAAGCTGACCGCCGACGTCAAGCGCCCGTACGTGGTGGTGCTCGGCGGCGCCAAGGTCTCCGACAAGCTCGCCGTGATCGACCAGCTGCTCGGCAAGGCCGACCGCATCCTCATCGGCGGCGGCATGGCGTACACCTTCCTCAAGGCCAAGGGCTACGAGGTGGGCATCTCGCTGCTCCAGGAGGACCAGATCCCGGTCGTCACGGAGTACATGGAGCGCGCCGAGAAGAGCGGTGTCGAGCTGGTCCTGCCGGTCGACATCCTGGCCTCGGGCGACTTCCCGGACCTGAAGACCAAGGCCCCGGCCGACTTCGTCACCGTCGACGCGGACAAGATCCCCGCCGACAAGGAGGGCCTGGACATCGGCCCCCGGACGCGTGAGCTGTACGAGTCGAAGATCGCGGATGCCGAGACGGTGTTCTGGAACGGCCCGGTCGGCGTCTTCGAGCACCCCGACTACGCGGGCGGCACCCGGGCGATCGCCCGGGCGCTCCTGAACTGCGACGGCTTCACCGTCGTCGGCGGCGGCGACTCCGCCGCCGCCGTGCGCACGCTCGGCTTCGACGAGAACGCCTTCGGTCACATCTCGACCGGCGGCGGCGCGAGCCTCGAATACCTTGAGGGCAAGACGCTTCCCGGCCTTGCCGCACTGGAGGACTGA
- the gap gene encoding type I glyceraldehyde-3-phosphate dehydrogenase, which produces MTIRVGINGFGRIGRNYFRALLEQGADIEIVAVNDLGDTATTAHLLKYDTILGRLKAEVTHTADTITVDGHTIKVLSERNPADIPWGQLGVDIVIESTGIFTKKADAEKHIAGGAKKVLISAPAKDEDITIVMGVNQDKYDAANHHVISNASCTTNCVAPMAKVLDENFGIVKGLMTTVHAYTNDQRILDFPHSDLRRARAAAENIIPTTTGAAKATALVLPKLKGKLDGIAMRVPVPTGSATDLVVELEREVTKDEVNAAFKKAAEGELQGILEYTEDPIVSSDIVGEPASCTFDSSLTMVQEGKSVKILGWYDNEWGYSNRLVDLTVFVGGQL; this is translated from the coding sequence GTGACGATCCGCGTAGGCATCAACGGCTTTGGCCGCATCGGGCGCAACTACTTCCGCGCGCTGCTGGAGCAGGGTGCTGACATCGAGATCGTGGCTGTCAACGACCTGGGTGACACCGCGACCACTGCTCACCTGCTGAAGTACGACACCATTCTGGGCCGTCTCAAGGCCGAGGTGACGCACACCGCCGACACCATCACGGTGGACGGCCACACCATCAAGGTGCTCTCCGAGCGCAACCCGGCCGACATCCCCTGGGGTCAGCTGGGCGTCGACATCGTCATCGAGTCGACCGGCATCTTCACCAAGAAGGCCGACGCCGAGAAGCACATCGCGGGTGGCGCCAAGAAGGTCCTCATCTCGGCTCCGGCCAAGGACGAGGACATCACCATCGTGATGGGCGTCAACCAGGACAAGTACGACGCGGCCAACCACCACGTCATCTCCAACGCCTCCTGCACCACCAACTGCGTGGCGCCGATGGCCAAGGTTCTCGACGAGAACTTCGGCATCGTCAAGGGCCTGATGACGACGGTCCACGCGTACACGAACGACCAGCGCATCCTGGACTTCCCGCACTCGGACCTGCGCCGCGCCCGCGCCGCCGCCGAGAACATCATCCCCACCACCACCGGTGCCGCCAAGGCCACCGCGCTGGTGCTCCCCAAGCTCAAGGGCAAGCTCGACGGCATCGCGATGCGCGTCCCGGTCCCGACGGGCTCGGCCACCGACCTGGTCGTGGAGCTGGAGCGCGAGGTGACCAAGGACGAGGTCAACGCCGCGTTCAAGAAGGCCGCCGAGGGCGAGCTGCAGGGCATCCTGGAGTACACGGAGGACCCGATCGTGTCCTCCGACATCGTCGGCGAGCCGGCCTCCTGCACCTTCGACTCCTCCCTGACCATGGTCCAGGAGGGCAAGTCGGTGAAGATCCTCGGCTGGTACGACAATGAGTGGGGCTACTCGAACCGCCTCGTCGACCTCACCGTCTTCGTCGGCGGCCAGCTCTAA
- a CDS encoding M14 family metallopeptidase, giving the protein MRRRARAILAAASLLTAGLAAVPAAHASPGGGGGEGLSVWYADVTKAQLPLLLQQGADGQELTAQVPAKGSAKVELYLTERQAGTLKKQGVDLTRHTLSTATEKRLKAQGDGVFRPYSGAGGLQKEIVDTQLAHPDLTKVESIGKTVKGQDILALKLTKGAAKTRDGSKPSVLYLSNQHAREWITPEMTRRLMHHYLDNYGKDPRITKIVDSTELWFVLSANPDGYDYTFTGTQQRLWRKNLRDNNGDGKTAPGDGVDPNRNFPYKWGYDNEGSSPDPADETYRGPSPASEPETRALDAFEKRIGFSYAINYHSAAELLLYGVGWQVATPTPDDVLYKSLAGTPAKPAIPGYHSQLSSELYTTNGEADGHAGNVNGIHMFTPEMSTCQTASRIDPNDQWKPGDCQSVFNFPDDEKLIQQEFAKNIPFALAVADSARRPDQPVSPVGIEAPDFTPDAFTTSYARGEDQEVAVTVRKSVRDKTLNYRIDGGRTHTEDLEAWQGGDVYGGDDNIHFDQYRATVEGAEVGSKVEVWFTGRTRGGKSTSSTPFTYTVADRPRGDTLVIAEEGGTAPAQYAAAYTKALADNGRRSAVWDVATQGTPSALGVLSHFGTVVWYTGAERPTAAVTLAVRDYLNEGGRLVNAGEKAGGTVDLGGADSDDFAQYYLGAYNRVGLKSPPAFEGTGALAGAKAALGNASDNPLDLAGAYTITSDTLKPDQFPQFKSAAAGSYPGIRTPFEPAAGDWFAAAKHQDSAYMRLSRTVDLSGTTAAQQPSLRFQLSYDTEPGFDNVIVEAHTVGQDDWTTLPDTNGGTSQAVPTQCEQGYYVQGHPFLAHYLTVGSGACTATGTSGAWNRFTGSSNGWQPVSVDLAAYAGKQVELSVSYVSDPGSGGVGAFVDDTKLVIGGAEQGAEGFETALGPWTVPGPPAGSPGNAGDWARSQALFHSQAAVTTHDTVLLGFGLEHVPSAADRKNVIGKALRALRD; this is encoded by the coding sequence ATGAGACGCAGAGCGAGAGCAATCCTCGCCGCGGCTTCACTGCTCACGGCCGGTCTGGCGGCGGTACCGGCCGCTCACGCCAGTCCGGGCGGCGGCGGAGGCGAAGGACTCTCCGTCTGGTACGCCGACGTCACCAAGGCGCAGCTGCCACTGCTGCTCCAGCAGGGGGCGGACGGCCAGGAACTGACCGCGCAGGTACCCGCCAAGGGAAGCGCCAAGGTCGAGCTCTACCTCACCGAGCGGCAGGCCGGCACGCTGAAGAAGCAGGGCGTCGACCTCACCCGGCACACCCTCTCGACGGCGACCGAGAAGCGCCTCAAGGCCCAGGGAGACGGTGTCTTCCGCCCCTACAGCGGGGCAGGCGGCCTGCAGAAGGAGATCGTCGACACCCAGCTCGCGCACCCCGACCTCACCAAGGTCGAGTCGATCGGCAAGACGGTCAAGGGCCAGGACATCCTCGCCCTCAAGCTCACCAAGGGCGCGGCGAAGACCCGCGACGGCTCCAAGCCCTCCGTGCTGTACCTGTCGAACCAGCACGCCCGTGAGTGGATCACCCCGGAGATGACCCGGCGGCTGATGCACCACTACCTCGACAACTACGGCAAGGACCCGCGGATCACCAAGATCGTGGACTCCACCGAGCTGTGGTTCGTGCTCTCCGCCAACCCCGACGGGTACGACTACACCTTCACCGGCACCCAGCAGCGGCTGTGGCGCAAGAACCTGCGCGACAACAACGGCGACGGGAAGACCGCGCCCGGCGACGGCGTCGACCCCAACCGCAACTTCCCCTACAAGTGGGGCTACGACAACGAGGGTTCGTCCCCGGACCCCGCCGACGAGACCTACCGCGGCCCGTCCCCGGCCTCCGAGCCGGAGACCCGCGCGCTGGACGCCTTCGAGAAGCGGATCGGCTTCTCCTACGCGATCAACTACCACTCCGCGGCCGAGCTGCTGCTGTACGGCGTGGGCTGGCAGGTCGCCACCCCGACCCCGGACGACGTCCTCTACAAGTCGCTGGCCGGCACGCCCGCCAAGCCCGCGATCCCCGGCTACCACTCCCAGCTCTCCTCCGAGCTGTACACCACCAACGGCGAGGCCGACGGCCACGCGGGGAACGTCAACGGGATCCATATGTTCACCCCGGAGATGTCGACCTGCCAGACCGCGTCCCGGATCGACCCCAACGACCAGTGGAAGCCCGGTGACTGCCAGTCGGTCTTCAACTTCCCGGACGACGAGAAGCTGATCCAGCAGGAGTTCGCCAAGAACATCCCGTTCGCGCTGGCCGTCGCCGACTCCGCGCGCCGGCCCGACCAGCCGGTCTCCCCGGTCGGCATCGAGGCCCCCGACTTCACCCCGGACGCCTTCACCACCTCGTACGCCCGCGGCGAGGACCAGGAAGTCGCCGTCACCGTACGCAAGTCGGTGCGCGACAAGACGCTCAACTACCGCATCGACGGCGGCCGTACGCACACCGAGGACCTGGAGGCGTGGCAGGGCGGCGACGTCTACGGCGGCGACGACAACATCCACTTCGACCAGTACCGGGCCACCGTCGAGGGCGCGGAGGTCGGCTCCAAGGTGGAGGTCTGGTTCACCGGGCGCACCCGGGGCGGCAAGTCCACCTCCAGCACGCCGTTCACCTACACCGTGGCCGACCGGCCCAGGGGCGACACCCTGGTGATCGCGGAGGAGGGCGGCACCGCGCCCGCCCAGTACGCCGCCGCGTACACCAAGGCGCTCGCCGACAACGGCCGCAGGTCCGCGGTCTGGGACGTGGCCACCCAGGGCACGCCCAGCGCGCTCGGCGTGCTGAGCCACTTCGGGACCGTGGTCTGGTACACCGGTGCCGAGCGGCCCACCGCGGCGGTCACGCTGGCCGTGCGCGACTACCTCAACGAGGGCGGCAGGCTCGTCAACGCCGGTGAGAAGGCGGGCGGCACCGTCGACCTCGGCGGCGCCGACTCCGACGACTTCGCCCAGTACTACCTCGGCGCCTACAACCGCGTCGGCCTGAAGTCCCCGCCCGCCTTCGAGGGCACCGGGGCCCTGGCGGGCGCCAAGGCGGCCCTCGGCAACGCGAGCGACAACCCGCTGGACCTGGCCGGGGCGTACACGATCACCTCGGACACGCTCAAGCCCGACCAGTTCCCGCAGTTCAAGAGCGCGGCCGCGGGCAGCTACCCCGGGATCCGCACCCCGTTCGAGCCCGCCGCGGGCGACTGGTTCGCGGCGGCCAAGCACCAGGACAGCGCCTATATGCGGCTGTCCCGGACCGTCGACCTGAGCGGCACCACGGCGGCCCAGCAGCCGAGCCTGCGCTTCCAGCTCAGCTATGACACCGAGCCCGGCTTCGACAACGTGATCGTCGAGGCGCACACGGTCGGGCAGGACGACTGGACGACCCTGCCGGACACCAACGGCGGCACCAGCCAGGCGGTGCCCACCCAGTGCGAGCAGGGCTACTACGTCCAGGGCCACCCGTTCCTGGCGCACTACCTGACCGTGGGCTCCGGCGCCTGCACGGCGACCGGCACCTCGGGCGCGTGGAACCGGTTCACCGGCTCCTCCAACGGCTGGCAGCCGGTTTCGGTCGACCTCGCCGCCTACGCGGGCAAGCAGGTCGAGCTCTCCGTCTCCTATGTGTCGGACCCCGGCAGCGGCGGGGTGGGCGCCTTCGTCGACGACACCAAGCTGGTGATCGGCGGCGCCGAACAGGGCGCCGAGGGATTCGAGACGGCGCTCGGCCCGTGGACCGTGCCGGGACCGCCGGCCGGCAGCCCCGGCAACGCCGGCGACTGGGCCCGCTCCCAGGCGCTCTTCCACTCCCAGGCGGCCGTCACCACCCACGACACCGTGCTGCTCGGCTTCGGCCTGGAGCACGTGCCGTCGGCCGCCGACCGCAAGAACGTGATCGGCAAGGCGCTCCGCGCACTGCGGGACTGA
- the whiA gene encoding DNA-binding protein WhiA, which produces MAMTAAVKDEISRLPVTRTCCRKAEVSSILRFAGGLHLVSGRIVIEAELDTAMAARRLKRDILEIFGHSSELIVMAPGGLRRGSRFVVRVVAGGDQLARQTGLVDGRGRPIRGLPPQVVSGATCDAEAAWRGAFLAHGSLTEPGRSSSLEVTCPGPEAALALVGAARRLQIAAKAREVRGVDRVVVRDGDAIGALLTRLGAHESVLAWEERRMRREVRATANRLANFDDANLRRSARAAVAAGARVQRALEILGEEVPEHLAAAGRLRMEHKQASLEELGALADPPLTKDAVAGRIRRLLAMADKRAQDLGIPGTESNLTEEMADGLVG; this is translated from the coding sequence ATGGCGATGACGGCAGCGGTGAAGGATGAGATCTCCCGGCTCCCCGTCACCCGGACCTGCTGCAGAAAGGCGGAGGTCTCGTCGATCCTGCGGTTCGCGGGCGGACTCCACCTGGTCAGCGGCCGCATCGTGATCGAGGCGGAGCTGGACACCGCGATGGCGGCACGCCGGCTCAAGCGGGACATCCTGGAGATCTTCGGCCACAGCTCCGAGCTGATCGTGATGGCCCCGGGCGGGCTGCGCCGCGGCTCGCGCTTCGTCGTACGGGTGGTGGCGGGCGGCGACCAGCTGGCGCGCCAGACCGGGCTCGTGGACGGCCGCGGCCGCCCCATCCGGGGCCTTCCGCCCCAGGTGGTCTCGGGGGCCACCTGTGACGCCGAGGCGGCCTGGCGCGGGGCCTTCCTCGCCCACGGCTCGCTCACCGAGCCGGGCCGCTCCTCCTCCTTGGAGGTGACCTGCCCGGGCCCGGAGGCGGCGCTCGCGCTGGTCGGCGCGGCCCGCAGGCTCCAGATCGCCGCGAAGGCCCGCGAGGTGCGCGGCGTGGACCGCGTGGTCGTGCGCGACGGCGACGCGATCGGCGCCCTGCTGACCCGGCTCGGCGCGCACGAGTCGGTGCTCGCCTGGGAGGAGCGGCGGATGCGCCGCGAGGTCCGGGCCACCGCGAACCGCCTGGCCAACTTCGACGACGCCAACCTGCGCCGCTCGGCCCGGGCCGCCGTCGCCGCCGGGGCCCGGGTGCAGCGCGCCCTGGAGATCCTGGGCGAGGAGGTGCCGGAGCACCTGGCGGCCGCCGGGCGGCTGCGCATGGAGCACAAGCAGGCCTCCCTGGAGGAGCTGGGCGCGCTCGCCGACCCGCCGCTGACCAAGGACGCGGTCGCGGGCCGGATCCGCCGGCTGCTCGCGATGGCGGACAAGCGGGCGCAGGACCTGGGCATCCCCGGCACCGAGTCCAATCTGACCGAGGAGATGGCGGACGGCCTGGTCGGCTGA